From Aythya fuligula isolate bAytFul2 chromosome 32, bAytFul2.pri, whole genome shotgun sequence, a single genomic window includes:
- the LOC116500182 gene encoding pollen-specific leucine-rich repeat extensin-like protein 1: protein MAAPTRGQRGPALPLAPAEPIIAPQTSSPPRDWLVDKGRGGGKSRSFPERHEGGGEPERAELLPETAEGKTPERVPFLPAEPEALRGPSRTLSGNLRSPPNPPQASFRRIPKPFRKNPKSFRRAPKPFRRDPKQLPENPEELPEIPEAPSVESRSSSGDTRSLFPERAEKALPEVPEEPRNPRGTSRRSPNPSVNPEPLP from the exons ATGGCGGCGCCCACGCGAGGGCAGCGAGGCCCCGCCCTTCCCCTGGCACCGGCTGAGCCAATCATAGCGCCTCAAACTTCCTCCCCGCCACGGGATTGGCTGGTGGataaggggaggggaggcggaAAGAGCCGAAGCTTTCCGGAGAGACACGAAGGCGGCGGGGAG CCGGAAAGAGCCGAACTCCTTCCGGAAACAGCCGAAGGGAAGACCCCGGAACGAGTCCCGTTCCTTCCGGCCGAACCCGAAGCGCTCCGGGGGCCTTCGCGAACCTTGTCCGGAAACCTCCGatccccccccaacccccctcaGGCTTCTTTCCGGAGAATCCCGAAGCCATTCCGGAAAAACCCGAAGTCATTCCGGAGAGCCCCGAAGCCGTTCCGGAGGGATCCGAAGCAACTTCCGGAAAACCCCGAAGAGCTTCCGGAGATCCCCGAAGCCCCTTCCGTAGAATCCCGAAGCTCTTCCGGAGACACCCGAAGCCTTTTTCCGGAACGAGCCGAAAAAGCTCTTCCGGAAGTTCCCGAAGAACCCCGAAACCCTCGGGGAACCTCCCGAAGATCCCCGAACCCTTCCGTAAA CCCCGAACCCCTTCCGTAA
- the TRIM28 gene encoding LOW QUALITY PROTEIN: transcription intermediary factor 1-beta (The sequence of the model RefSeq protein was modified relative to this genomic sequence to represent the inferred CDS: deleted 3 bases in 2 codons), whose protein sequence is GAAAAMSSPAKRPDASDLLERCGGCRERLRAAREPRLLPCLHSLCRQCLQPGPEPAAANGGPSEGAVVNCPVCKQQCYLQDVVENYFLKDSRPEAAADSQASTQCCTSCEDNAPATSFCVECSEPLCETCVEAHQRVKYTKDHTVRAAGNTRAKEGEHAVYCAVHKSEPLVLFCQTCDVLTCRDCQLNTHKDHQYQFLEDAVRNQRKMLATLVKRLGDKHASLQRSTKEVRSSIRQVTDVQKRVQVDVKMAILQIMKELNKRGKVLVSDAQKVTEGQQEKLERQHWAMTKLQRHQEHVLRFTSWALESDNSTALLLSKKLIYFQLHRALKMIVDPVEPQGDMKFKWDPNAWTKSAESFGTIVSERSLPPPPLSPQPPAASPTAGPSQVSPHTTVVSEGQYAPSPLLRPPEGPQIGDKAGGGPPGDPQEGGGGLGTPQLPSGTEELGCPNLSPPHLDPQVTETPRDAGAELAGNSSPEAAVTGTKRRKRGSPPGEEKFVKKLLVKRSHPPGDLGPPLLRKVPRVSLERLELDLAGAAQPPSFRVFPGTTAEEFNLIIIERGGAQPGPPPPPPPPPPAIKEEQQESPIGDVKPPGLPPEHPGVLPPPPTPEIPPPAAAAPPRTSRNVSCCRVCCQAGAVVMCDLCERCYHLDCHLPALHEVPGHDWLCLLCQDPAPPGEDLAPSCPGPTEEQPPALCPTDQRKCEYVLLQLLCHEPWRPLHRLSSSLEGCDAIDLTLIRAKLQGKLSPGYGHPEEFARDVWRMIRQFNRLTEDKADVQSILGLQRFFEERLSAAFGDRKFCAALESLGPLDGAEGSPPPPPTLLAP, encoded by the exons ggggcggCGGCCGCCATGTCGAGCCCGGCGAAGCGCCCGGACGCCTCCGACCTCCTGGAGCGCTGCGGCGGCTGCCGGGAGCGCCTCAGGGCCGCCAGGGAGCCgaggctgctgccctgcctccaCTCGCTCTGCCGACAGTGCCTGCAGCCCGGCCCGGAGCCGGCCGCCGCCAACGGGGGGCCGAGTGAGGGGGCAG TGGTCAACTGCCCGGTGTGCAAGCAGCAGTGCTACCTGCAGGACGTGGTGGAGAACTACTTCCTAAAGGACAGCCGGCCCGAGGCAGCCGCCGACAGCCAGGCCTCCACCCAG TGCTGCACCAGCTGCGAGGACAACGCGCCGGCCACCAGCTTCTGCGTGGAGTGCTCGGAGCCGCTCTGCGAGACCTGCGTGGAGGCTCACCAGAGGGTCAAGTACACCAAGGACCACACGGTCCGGGCCGCAG GCAACACCCGGGCCAAGGAGGGCGAGCACGCCGTCTACTGCGCCGTGCACAAGAGCGAGCCGCTCGTCCTCTTCTGCCAAACCTGCGATGTGCTCACCTGCCGGGACTGCCAGCTCAACACCCACAAGGACCACCA GTACCAGTTCCTGGAGGACGCGGTGAGGAACCAGCGCAAGATGCTGGCCACGCTGGTCAAACGCTTGGGCGACAAACACGCCAGCCTCCAGCGCTCCACCAAGGAAGTGCGCAGCTC CATCCGGCAGGTGACGGACGTGCAGAAGCGGGTGCAGGTGGACGTGAAGATGGCCATCCTGCAGATCATGAAGGAGCTCAACAAACGCGGCAAGGTGCTGGTGAGCGACGCCCAG AAGGTGACggaggggcagcaggagaagctggagaggCAGCACTGGGCCATGACCAAGCTGCAGAGGCACCAGGAGCACGTCCTGCGCTTCACCTCCTGGGCCCTGGAGAGCGACAACAGCACGGCGCTGCTGCTCTCCAAGAAGCTg atttATTTCCAGCTCCACCGCGCCCTGAAGATGATCGTGGACCCCGTGGAGCCGCAGGGCGACATGAAATTCAAGTGGGACCCCAACGCCTGGACCAAGAGCGCCGAGAGCTTCG GCACCATCGTTTCGGAGCGCAgcctccccccgccgcccctcagcccccagccgCCGGCCGCCAGCCCCACTGCGGGCCCCTCGCAG GTTTCCCCTCACACCACGGTGGTCAGCGAAGGGCAAtacgcccccagccccctcctgcgGCCCCCCGAGGGACCCCAAATTGGGGACaaggccgggggggggcccccCGGCGACCCTCaagagggtgggggggggctggggacgCCTCAATTGCCCTCGGGGACCGAGGAACTGGGCTGTCCCAacctgtcccctccccaccttgACCCTCAGGTGACCGAGACCCCCAGGGACGCCGGTGCGGAGCTGG CAGGCAACTCCTCTCCTGAAGCTGCTGTCACGGGAACGAAGCG GAGAAAACGTGGGAGTCCCCCCGGGGAGGAGAAGTTCGTTAAGAAGCTGCTCGTTAAGCG CAGCCACCCCCCGGGGGATTTGGGCCCCCCCCTCCTGCGCAAAGTGCCTCGGGTCAGCCTGGAGCGCCTGGAGCTGGACCTGGCGGGGGCGGCTCAGCCCCCTTCCTTCCGCGTCTTCCCCGGCACCACGGCCGAAGAATTCAACCTCATCATCATCGAGAGGGGGGGGGCGCAGCCC GggcccccacccccccccccgccaccgcCTCCTGCTATCAAG gaggagcagcaggaatcGCCCATCGGGGACGTGAAGccgccggggctgccccccgagcaccctggggtgctgccccccccc ccaacccccgaaatccccccccccgccgccgccgccccccccagGACCTCCCGCAACGTCTCCTGCTGCCGCGTCTGCTGCCAGGCCGGCGCCGTGGTGATGTGCGACCTCTGCGAGCGCTGCTACCACCTCGACTGCCACCTCCCCGCCCTCCACGAGGTCCCCGG CCACGACTGGCTCTGCCTCCTGTGCCAGGACCCGGCGCCCCCCGGCGAGGACCTCgccccctcctgccccggccccactgaggagcagcccccagccctctgccccACGGACCAGCGG aAGTGCGAGTAcgtcctgctccagctgctctgccacGAGCCCTGGCGGCCCCTGCACCGCCTCTCCAGCTCCCTG GAGGGCTGCGATGCCATCGACCTGACCTTGATCCGCGCCAAGCTGCAGGGGAAGCTCTCCCCGGGCTACGGCCACCCCGAGGAGTTCGCCCGCGACGTCTGGCGCATGATCCGCCAGTTCAACCGCCTGACGGAG GATAAGGCGGACGTGCAGTCCATCCTGGGCCTGCAGCGTTTCTTCGAGGAGCGGCTCAGCGCCGCCTTCGGCGACCGCAAGTTCTGCGCCGCCCTCGAGTCCCTCGGCCCCCTGGATGGGGCTGAAGGGTCCCCGCctccccctcccaccctcctGGCACCCTAA